AGAGGGATACCCGATTCATCAAAAGGAAATTGCTACTCTTAGCCCTTACATCACTAGACACCTCAAGCGGTATGGAGACTATGTGGTGGATTTGCATAACATCCCACAGCCGTTAGAGGGAGCAATACTCCTTCCAATTGAAATTATTGAAAGCTATATATAGCAAGTGCTTCCAGAGAAGTGGCACTTTTGATAGGGTCGAGGGGAACATTACTGTTCCACCCCTCCCGTCCGAAACCGTGCATGAAAGTTGTCCCTTCACACGGCTACTCAATGTGTTTCCATTTTGTCAATATGGGACTTCAAACTGCCATCATTGACAGTTTTCTCATCGTGGCAATGGCGATGTAATAATTGGAGATTTTGCCATTCCTTCTTACCTCCACAAGAAATGGGTTTAATATGGTCAATTTCCAATAAATCGCTTTGTTGAAAATGTAGGTCGCACCAAGCACATTTACCCTTTTGTTGTTTGAGAAGCTTCGCTTTAGTAGTAGGCATCTCAGGGTGTTTGCTTAGTCTTGAACTCCAGTAAATTAAGTCTCCATCAAAAGGGCTTTTATCACCAATCACCTTGACATAATCGTTCACGCTGGAGTGAAATTCGCTATGTGATAGTAATCGTAAAGGATTACTTTCTGACCTGGTGGTAAATACCCAGTGGTTGTCTCCTATGGGGTGCCAATATTTTTGATGACCCTGATTAATGCTTCCGGTTTGTCTTTTAGCCCATCTTCTTAAACGAAGATAGGTGATTCTATCTAACCGAGCAAAATCCCCGGTAGTTCCAGCATCTGAAACTCTATAATATGATGCCCATCCCCTAATAACAGGGTTCAGGTCTTTAATGAGTTCCGCTTGGGAATGAGACCTGTGTTTTGTGATGATGCTTTTCATGCGTTGTTTATGAGTTTCAATTGCCTTCTTTGAAGGGGTAATGAGAGTGATGAAACCAAGATGGATACCTTGACTACTTTTATTGTCTCGGTACTTCCCTACTTGTACTTGTTGAATGTGGTGTCCCAGAAAATCAAATCCAGGTTTACCATCTTCACTTAAGTGGGGATGTAGCGTGTGTGCTATCCGAGTCTTTTCAGGTTTCAATTCTAAACCAATACCTTTGAGCCAATCTTTGATGATTTCCTCACATCTTTTTATGACCGCTAGGGATTCATTTATGACCACGAAGTCGTCCGCGTACTTGATACAAGTAACTTGGGATATTTCGCAGCCAAATCTGCTTTTTGCCCCTCTGATTTTTCCTGCTGAATTAGTAGGAAAATCATGGTTTATTAGGCTTTCTAA
Above is a window of Chroococcidiopsis sp. SAG 2025 DNA encoding:
- a CDS encoding group II intron reverse transcriptase/maturase; translation: MPKSDSTMDTEGWKTINWRKVERYVFKLQKRIYAASRCGDRKRVRQLQKTLMRSWSNRVLAVRRVTQDNQGKKTAGVDGIKSLSPAERFNLAKGLFINGKSKPTRRIWIPKPGKTEFRPLSIPTIFDRALQAVVKATLEPEWEARFEPSTYGFRPGRSCHDAIKHIKNCIVSKPKYVLDADISQCFDRINQEALILKLNMNGSVRRQIKAWLKSGVIDSGAFTAPTAGVPQGGVISPLLSSIALDGLESLINHDFPTNSAGKIRGAKSRFGCEISQVTCIKYADDFVVINESLAVIKRCEEIIKDWLKGIGLELKPEKTRIAHTLHPHLSEDGKPGFDFLGHHIQQVQVGKYRDNKSSQGIHLGFITLITPSKKAIETHKQRMKSIITKHRSHSQAELIKDLNPVIRGWASYYRVSDAGTTGDFARLDRITYLRLRRWAKRQTGSINQGHQKYWHPIGDNHWVFTTRSESNPLRLLSHSEFHSSVNDYVKVIGDKSPFDGDLIYWSSRLSKHPEMPTTKAKLLKQQKGKCAWCDLHFQQSDLLEIDHIKPISCGGKKEWQNLQLLHRHCHDEKTVNDGSLKSHIDKMETH